In Mesorhizobium sp. J428, the genomic window CATCGCGGCGCGCCCAAGATTAAGCAGTTCATCCACAAGTTCGTGCCCGACCAGTTGGTCGCCTATGGCCAGATGAAGACCGGCGAGATCGATTATTTCGGCCTGGTCGGCATTCCCTACGATCGCTGGGAAGAAGCCAAGACGTTGCAGGACCGCACCTTCCTGCTCAACCCGCAGCCCTATGTGCAGTTCATCTACTTCAACACCGAGAAGCCGCAGTTCGTCGATCCGAAGGTCCGCAAGGCGCTCTACATCGCCTGCGAGATGCAGAAGTCGATCGACGACATCAATTTTGGCTCGACACCGCGCACGCTCTCCTACCTGCATCCTTCGCACTGGGCGTACAACGGCGCGCTGAAGGACGAGACGGCGAACCCGCAGCTTGCGGCGAAGATGCTGGACGAGGCCGGCTGGCGGATAGGCTCCGACGGCATTCGCGAGAAGGACGGCGTGAAGATGAAGTTCACGTGCTCCACCACGGCCGGCGTTCCCTCCCGCCAGGCGAGCCAGCAGCTGTTCCAGCAGAACTGGAAGCAGATCGGCGTGGACATGGAGATCAAGAACATGCCGGGCTCGGTCGTCTGGGGCGAATACACGACCCAGTCGCAGTTCGACACGCTGCTGGTGGCCTGGGAGCCGACGGTCGGCATGGACCCAGACTACTCCGCCCGCTGCCACTCCAAGGCGATCGGCAGCGGCGCGAACTACACGCTCTACAAGAACCCCAAGGTCGACGAGCTCCTCGATCTCGGTGTGACGCAGGAGAACGTCGAGGAGCGCAAGGCCACCTACGCCAAGGTGCAGGAGATCCTGCTCGAGGAGGTGCCCTTCGCGCCGCAGTTCGGCGTGGTCCAGGGCAACATGACGGTGAAGGCGCTGCAGGGCGTCAAGGTCAACCAGTATGTCACCGACGCCGCCTGGAACGTCCACGAATGGTCGCGGGCCTGAAGTTGAAACTGCCGGCGTCCTGGAGCGGGGCGCCGGCGTTCCGACCGGGACCGGCCATCGATTGAATGTCGCCGCCGAGGACGTCGTGCGGTTCGGGATTGCGAGATTTGCTGACGATGTATGCCGGGACAGACCTAGCCTTTGACCCGGCAGCCGGTCGACATTTCGTCCCCGCGGGAAAAAGGGAAGTCATGGATCAGCCGATCCTATCCGTCGAAGAACTCTCCGTTTCCTTTCGCACCGACGACGGGTGGCGCACTGTCGTGCGGGACGTTTCGTTCGACGTGGCCGCGAAGGAGACCGTCGCGCTGGTCGGGGAGTCGGGGTCGGGCAAGAGCGTCACCGCGCTGTCGGTGATGGGGCTGACACCGCCCGGCTCGAGCCGCGTCAAGGGCAGCATCAGGCTGAACGGGACCGAACTGCTGACGCTGCCCGAGCGGGCGCTGCGGCGGGTCCGCGGCAACGACGTCGCCATGATCTTCCAGGAGCCGATGACCAGCCTCAATCCGGTCCACACCATCGGCGCCCAGGTCGCGGAAGCGCTGGTCTCCCACCGCCGGCTTTCGGGAAGCGAGGCACAGGCCGAGGCGCTGCGTCTGCTCGAACGGGTGCGCATCCCCGCAGCGAGGTCCCGCTTCGGCGAATATCCGCATCAGTTCTCCGGCGGCATGCGCCAGCGGGTGATGATCGCCATGGCGCTCGCCTGCCGGCCGAAGATGCTCATCGCGGACGAGCCAACCACGGCGCTGGACGTGACGATCCAGGCCCAGATCCTGGCGCTCCTGAAGGAGCTTCAGGACGAGGAGGGGATGTCCGTCCTGTTCATCACGCATGACATGGGGGTCGTCGCCGAAATCGCGGACCGCACGGTCGTCATGTACGACGGCCGGATGGTCGAGGCGAACGCCACCGAGGCGATCTTCCGCAGCGCGGCCCATCCCTATACGCGCGCGCTCCTGTCGGCGGTGCCCAAGCTCGGCTCCATGACCGGTTTCTCGCGGCCGTTGCGCTTTCCCGTCGTCGACCGCGCGACGGGTCTCTCCGACCAGCCCGCCGAGACGCCGGACACCGTCAGCCACAGCGAACAACCTCTCCTCGACGTATCCGGCCTTACCACCCGCTTCGAGATCCGTTCGGGCATCCTGGGCAAGGTCCGTGGCCGGGTGCACGCCGTCGAGAACGTCTCGTTCCGGCTGAACGCCGGCGAGACACTGGCGCTGGTGGGCGAGTCCGGCTGCGGCAAGTCGACGACCGGCCGATCCGTCCTTCGCCTGACCGAACCGACGTCCGGATCGGTCCGGCTGCAGGGCAGGGAGATATTGCAGCTCCAGCCGTCGGAACTGCGCGAGCAGCGCCGGCACATGCAGATGGTCTTCCAGGATCCCTTCGCCAGCCTGAACCCGCGCATGACGGTCGGCGCGTCGATCGCGCAGCCGCTGGCGATCA contains:
- a CDS encoding peptide ABC transporter substrate-binding protein — protein: MSTKLTVNRRTLIKGAAATGLILPVGGLYRPAIAQSNPDRVIFATTQEPVQFNPLLYANGGTDTIVEALVFDALWDVDDTGAFVPNLAARLPTRENGDISPDGKTWKINLKQGVTWSDGQPFTAKDVEFTYQSIVNPKVAARMRSGFDLIDTLKIVDDHTVEIVLKKSYVPFYWAWQAMHIVPHHLLSSEADMNTSGFNAQPIGTGAYLLKSRTAGSHMVYEANPNYHRGAPKIKQFIHKFVPDQLVAYGQMKTGEIDYFGLVGIPYDRWEEAKTLQDRTFLLNPQPYVQFIYFNTEKPQFVDPKVRKALYIACEMQKSIDDINFGSTPRTLSYLHPSHWAYNGALKDETANPQLAAKMLDEAGWRIGSDGIREKDGVKMKFTCSTTAGVPSRQASQQLFQQNWKQIGVDMEIKNMPGSVVWGEYTTQSQFDTLLVAWEPTVGMDPDYSARCHSKAIGSGANYTLYKNPKVDELLDLGVTQENVEERKATYAKVQEILLEEVPFAPQFGVVQGNMTVKALQGVKVNQYVTDAAWNVHEWSRA